The Actinomycetota bacterium genomic interval AATTTGGTTTAAAAATATTGCAATTTTTAGATAATAATATTAAATTAAACATTGCTTTTATATTATTTTTATAAATACGACTCAATTTTTCATTAATCTGTATTTTTCTATAAATTAAATAATCAATATAAAAAAAGTCTGTTCAACGTATTGGGAAATGCTAAATATTTATAAAACAGATCTGGTAACCGGTGAAACAAGGGAAGCAGATAAAATTGAAAAGGGATGCTGGATATTTCTGAAAGATCCTTCAGAAGCGGAAATTGAAAAAGTTTCGGCT includes:
- a CDS encoding magnesium transporter CorA family protein — protein: MLNIYKTDLVTGETREADKIEKGCWIFLKDPSEAEIEKVSA